AAGTTGGTATTTTAACAACCGTAGAAGCAAGATTACTTGGACCAAATTTAGTTCCACCAATTACTTGAATATCCTTAGCTTTTATATTTAAATTTCCCCCTTTGCCAAATCCGAAAGTAGTTGTTAGAATTTGACCGCCTTCAGCAATTTTTAGACCGTCTGTTTCAAGATTTACATTACCTCCATTTCCTCTTGCTCCTGGAGCAACAGCAGCAAACAAGCCACTAGGACCAAAAGAAGATATGCCGCTTGCTTTTATGTTTTTGGTTGTAACATTTAAGTTGCCGGCATTGCCCAAACCAAAAGTGCTGGTTGATATTTGTCCTCCCTTACTTATTACTAAGCGGCTAGCTTCAAGATTTATATTTCCACCGTCACCCGTAGCTTCTAGAGTAACTTCAGCAAATAAACCACTAAAAATCGGGGTTTGAGAGGAAATTCCGCTTACAGTTAATGAATTTGTAGCTTTGACACTCAGATTTCCCCCCGAACCGCTTCCTAAAGTATCTGTTAGTATTACCGAACCATCTTTAATGGCAATGTTTTGTCCGCGAACTATAGTATTGCCACCAGCACTACCACTTGTGTCTATAGAAGAGGCTTTGGAAAGGAGGATATCTCGATAGCTGAGATTTTCTGAAGTAGCATTAATAATATTTAACTCATCACGATTGAGGTCGAGCGATAAATTGCCCCTATTAACCGACCATAATTCAACATTGCCCTCTGATGCTGTTAGGTTTCCACCTATTAGCTTGATGTTGTTACCAACTAAAGCTAAACTTTTGCCATTAGGTACTTGAATTCCAGAAGAACGATTGCTTCTATTTAAAGAAGAATCTCGATTGATGGCTAGATTATTACCCGTTCCACGTACAACTATTTTTCCCGCGTTGGCTCCAATTTGCAAGCCGATAGGAATGCTGACAGTTAATAGCGGAGAAGCGGCTTTTGTAGAACTACTAAATTCACTACCATCTTGAAATTGAATACTATTAGCAGTGCTACCTACAAAGGAACCTCCTATATCTAAAGCTGCATTACTCCCAAAAATAATGCCATTAGGATTGATTAGAAATAAGTTAGCAGTACCATTGGTACGAATCAAGCCATCGATATTAGATATAGAATTTCCCGTAACGCGATTGATAATGTTTTCAACATTTAAAGCATTGTCAAAAAGAACTGTTTCGCCTGAAATAACCGAAAATTCTTCAAAACTATGAAATAAATTGGTGTCTGCTCTCGAACCACCAGTAATAGTCGTAAGATTTTTGGTAGAGTCAACTACAGAATTATTAGGAAGAGTGCGATCGGGAACGACTTGCGCTAAAGCAATTTTATTTATTTCTAAGATTGAGAGTAGAAAAACCGCTGGCAACAACCAATATTTCTTTAATTGCTCTAAAAACCTTGAACTGTAAAGAAGAATATTAAGCTGCTGCATATAACATTTATGAAATCTAGCTTGATTTTCGCGTCTATGCGCAAAACTAAACATAAGATTCCCAAAATTTTGTCAAAAATAACAAGCAACCAAAAAAAAATTCGCTTCTATTAAGTTCAAAATAGTAATTTAAAAAAAAGTGGCTAGTAACGATAGTTCAAAAGATGTTTTAGGAAATTTGCCTATTTACATGAACTTATTAATATTCCGTTACGTGTAATTAACCTAAAATATAGCAATCCTGAGTGAATCGTGAAATCTTTGTTCCCTATTCTCTGTTCCCTATACAGAGATTTGACTGTTCACAAATAATTTAGGATTACTATATGGTTTAGCTGAAAGTAATAGTTTGTCCATAAGGATTCCACCACCCCCAACCATAAGGATTCCACCATCCCCAATTGTAGGCTTTACCACCATTGTAAACTTCGCCACTGTCAATAAGCATTTCTACTACTTGCTCGTTGCGATCGTCGTAACCATTGCCGTCAATGTCTACAAATTCTGGCGTTAATATTTCTGCGCTTTCATCAGGATTAGCTGTCATCCAATCTAAGCTCACCTCCATTTTATCGGCTAATAAAGTTTGAGCTTGAAGATATAAAGTAGTTATATTAGGTTGTTCTGTATTTTCAGTCTTTAGATCCCAACCGATCGCATCAAAAAGACTCAAATCTAATTGGGTAATTTCTCTTCTTTGACCAGTTTTCAGACGCGGATCCATAATGCCAATTGCTTCGTCCATCGCTTTCCAATGACTAGCTTGATAACCATCGCCACCTAGTTCTGTATCTACGCCAGTTGAAAAGTAAGCTATTGCTTCTCCACTCGAACCAGTAAAGGATAGGTATGGGTTGCCACCAACAGACATATCGATCCAGTTTTCGGCACCACTCATGGAATTACTTTCTTGGGAATAACGCAACATATCTACAGGAGTAGCATTATTCAGACTACCTTCCAGTTTGTCGTAGTATTTAGCTTCTTTTTTACTTTTTTTGAAATCGCTAGTTGTAGTCAACCATCCATCACGATCTACACCGCTAACAAATCCTAAAACGTGACCGACTTCGTGAATGGCAACACTCAAAAAGTCGAGGCGATCGCTACCTACAGAACTATCAGTATATTCGTAGTTCCAAGCCAAGCTTTCCAAACCGCTTTCGCCAGAACCATCGAGGTTGCGAGTTACGATATAACCATCTAGTTCTGAACTGTCTCCATTAATCAAACCCAAAGCCTTAGCATTGGCGCGAGTCATTTCCATATGTTGGTTATTTTCAACTTTATAACCAGTTAAATCCTCGAATTGACTATCAAAATATGCAGTGTAACTATTTCTATCTAGCTGCTGATTGTTGTTAATCAAAGTATCGACTTTGGAAGTAATGTCTGCTTCTAAAGCGTTGCGAAAATCACTATACAATACATTGTCTTCAAAACCTGGTAAAGCACCGCCAATGACATTTTCAGGGAGTGCATCGCTGATTTCTACAAAGATATTAATACTAACGTTGTCGCTAAGATGACTCGACCAGAATTGCCCTGCGAGTTCAAAACCAATCATTTGCTCGAAACTTACGCCAGGAGCATAAGTAAAGTTAAATTCAGTACCAATATTCATTTCTTCCATGTTTTTACCTCATTAATACTGTCAGAAAAATCGATAACTGTTTGTTCTTTATTTAAATAAATCGTATTTCTTCTGCTGTTTTTTTAGGTAAAGAAGAATTAAATTTTTGATTGTTAAAAATAAAAATTAAGTAAAAAAAACAACTATTATTTTTTGTTTGTATCGTAGAAATACTTAAACTAAAAATAGTATTAGCATCGAAAAAACTAAACTCCGTCTATATAGAAAACCGTAGTTTTTRAATCGGAGATGAAACAAGTAGAACAGCAGAATATAATTGCTACTTGCCCTTCGGGAGGTACGCGTTCCCTTGCGCGATAAAATCGCGCGGGGTCGCACCGCTAACTTAAAAACTCCTCATTTCAATGTCGATGCGGTTTAGACCAAGCAACTACGCAACCTAAATTTCAACCAACGAAGTATTAAAGTAAAATATTTATTTACCTATAGTTGCAGCTATTTTAAAAAAATAGTTTAAAAAATAAGTCTTGATATTTGTAATATTTACTGGCGAACTAAGTACGACAATTGTGGCGCAATCAAAATAAATACAAAATTATAGTTGCTATTACCTTACAATCGAACAATTTTAAAATAAAATTTGTCAATTCATCCGTGTTTTTACTGCAATTACTATTTTGTCTCGAATAAAATAGCTAATGCTGTCTATTCGTTAATAAAAACGGGAGTAATGAAAAATTGTTCGCTGTTCATTGTTAAATACTTACGAGCAAGTAAATCAACTCGTCTTAACCAATCCAAGTACTGCGATAATATTTGATGTCAGTCTATAGATGCTTGCCGCTATCGGCTTTGCCGCTGGCTGAGTCTACGACTTGCTACGCAACCGCCAATCGCGACAAAAAAATGGCTGAAGCTTGTTAGATAATTCAGCTAATATTTAACAGCAAAATTTTTCGTTGAAGTATGTTAGATAAAAAAACTAACCGAGCGCGATCGCTAATTAGAAAAAGTTTGTTCTTCGCTGTCTGGTAACTTTTTTTCTCCATAACTCAAAAGACGATCCAAAGTATTCAAACGATTTTGCCAAACTTCTGCCTGATAGGGAGCAATACTTTTAGTTTCTTTCATCCATTGAGAAAATTGGCGGCGAAACGAGGCAAGAGCTACCTGAGAAGCAAAAAGATTTTTGGTAGAAGGTTCTTCTGCTAGCCGTTCTAAATCTATAGCTAGTTCATCAGCACTTTCTCCCCACTGCTTGAGAGTTATAGGTTTGATTGCCAGGCGATCGTTGTCGATAGTAAAATTCCACTCTCTTTGCAAACTTTGATAGCGAGATAGAGTTGCTTGAAATGGCTGACGAAAAGGCAGTGGTTCTGAATCGGTGTTAGAACTTTTATTGGTGCGACTAAAAACACGTTCTAAAGTAGGATTTAAATTTTCAGCAGCAAATAGAGCGAAGCCTTCTGTTGACATTCCTCGCAATAATTGAGTTTGATCTACCGCTACTACATTAGGAACGTTGAGTAAGCGAATGCCTGGTAGTAATAATGCTTTGCTGCGGTCGTAACTATCGACGACAGAACCAGCTAGTTTTTGTAGCCTTTCTGTATCTAAGGCATAAGTCATAGGAACTAACATATCGATCCAGCCTTGTTCGATCCATTCTTCCCAATTCTGCTGAATTTTGTTTAAGCGTTCCAAACGTGGCATGGGAAATACTGCTGTAGAAATAATAAGTTCGGGACGCTGTTGCTTGAGTTTTTGAGAAGCAGAAAAAATAAAGTTATCGATCTGTCTGATGCGAAAACCCGTCCACTGCGACCACAGGCGATCGCCTGGTTGCAGCGTCATCGGATCTACTCCCGTCTGCTGAAAAAATTGCTGTCTGGCAGCCATACCATAGCCATAGGTGAGTGTTCCCGTAGGACTTTGAAAAGGATAACGTACGTAGTCGAGATGAATACCGTCAACTTCGTAGCGGGTGGCAATTTCTTCTAGTAATTGAGAGAGATAGAGCTTGACCTGTGAATTAGCAGGATCGAGAAAGACCTTACCAGAATTATAGTGAAAACGTTCGCCGCCGCGATCGCTTGTCGCCCAGTTGGGAAATCGAGATAATATGGGACCAAGATAACGTTCTGGTAAGTTGAGAATGACGTTATGACGTTGATTTACGGCAGCAAAAGCCCATACCCAGGCATGTAATTCCATGCCTCTTTCATGAGCTAGTTCGACTGCTGCTTGTAGCGGATCCCAATACTTAGTTAGCGGATTTTGTTCGGGAGCAACTTGACTGGGATAAATCGTATATCCGGCGTTAACAGTTTCAAAAAAGACCGTATTGATACCTGCTTGTGCCATGCGATCGAAAACTCTGGCTAAATCTGACTTAGATTTGGCTTTGACGATAGTACCGCGATCTAACCACATCGCTCTGACTTCAGTTTGCGCTAAATGTCTGTCGGTTGGGTAGTTATCCCATAGAGCATTTCTGGCATCCAACCACAGTTGTTTGGCTTGAGTGTAGTTACGTTTCTCTATTAGGTAGGCAAACTGCTGCAAATTATCTTTAGCTGTTTTTAATACTCGGCTACTTTGGCGATCTTTAGCGAGCGCAGATCTTTCTATATTTTTAGTTTTTCTGCTGAGTAACTGTTCGATAACTTTGCTGGTAGAAAGATCGATATCGCTTTCTCTGGCGTTGGCAGTTAAAAGAGAAGCTTCAAAACGTCCGATCAATCCAGTCAGTTCGCTTGTCATCTCTGTAACTTGCTCGTCAGAAAGAGCGGGTTCCAAACGGAAACCAAAGCGAGATTCTGGTAATAAAGACTGCGTTGGTTCCTGACTGGGAAACAAAAGCGGTTTACTAGTTTGACACGGCTTTGGTTCGACAAAAGATGTAGGAACAAACAGTCGATTGGTTTCAATATCATAGCGATCGAGAGCAGCTGTTATCCAGGCGCGATCGAGACTGGCGGGGATCGAACTATCTCCCCACTGCCAACCGAGAAAGATACTATTTTCGGTAACTACTGCTGCTGCTGGCTCATCTACTGTTTTCCAAATTGCAGCCGTTTGACTATTATTAGTAGGTATCAATTTTCCGCCGCTAAAAGTACGGGCTAATGGCGATCTACCATACCACTCTACTGGTGTGTCGGCAGTAAGTCTTAAAGGAGCAGTAGCAAGATCGGATTGCCAATAAGCACCAAACAAAGAGTGTAACTGCTCTTTAACGGAAAAACTCGATGAATTACCCGTAGCACCAGCGACAATTACTTTTCCGCCTCGATTCATCCATTGTTGCAATGACTCTGCCTGTAGGTTATCAATAGTTTCTACATTAGGCAATAGTAATGCTTCGACATCGCCTAAATCTTCGAGCGATTGCCATTCGCGAACATCTACAGTACAGTACTTTACTCCCGACTGATGTAAGCGAGCGGTTATTTCTTGCCATCGATTCGCATTTTCTTGACTTTTAACTACGCCAAGCACTTCATTTGCTGCTGAAGCGGAATTAGCAGACAAGAGCCAGGGTATAAAAAAAAAGAAAGGTTTAAGAAGTATACTGTTTTGTTTGGTAAAAATATTTAGCTTTAAGTTAAATAGCTGTTGCTGTTTGGCATTTTTTAACACAAAATACTCCCTAAAACCTAATGATTTGTGCTTTTTTTAGCTTAACTTGTATAAAAATAAAACATACAATCACTTATTATAGTCATGCTAGTCGCGAGTCTGTATCGGTAATCTTGACCATAAAACTTTTACCATATAACTTTTAAACTGCTAGATATTACGGGAAGCGAGCGCAATTATTGGAGAAACGTTTTATGAAAAGTCTCTACTAACTTTGAAATTGTCTTGCATAAAAACGAGCATATATACCATTGTTTGATAGAAGTTTTTCGTGTTTGCCAACTTCTACCAGGCGACCCTTTTCTAATACTAAGATGCGATCGGCATTGCGAACTGTAGCCAGACGATGGGCAATAACAAATACGGTTCTATTTTGCATAATTCGCATCATTGCTTCTTGTACTAAAGCCTCAGATTCTGAGTCTAAAGCTGAGGTGGCTTCATCTAAAATTAGAATACGTGGATCGAGATAAACTGCTCTAGCGATCGCAATTCTCTGTCTCTGTCCACCCGATAGACTTACACCCCTCTCTCCAATATAAGTATCGTATCCTCTAGATAATTCGCTAATAAACTGATGGGCATTAGCTATTTTTGCTGCCGCTGTTACTTTTTCTAAATCGAATTTTGGTTGTCCAAAAGCAATATTTTGGGCAATCGAACCAGAAAATAAAGTAGTTTCTTGTGGTACTATGCCAATTTGTTGTCTGAGGCTTTTTAAAGTGACATCGCGAATATCTATACCATCAATTAAAATTTGACCGATATTAAGATTATAAAAGCGAGGCAAAAGGTTTACCAAAGTTGATTTTCCCGCACCCGAAGCACCAACTAAGGCAATAGTTTCCCCAGGACAGACAACGAGATTAATATTTTGTAATACTGGTTTATCAGCTAAATAGCTAAAACTAACGTCAATAAATTCGACTTTTCCCGTTATAGTTTTTAAGGTAGCTGCCGACTCTTTTTCGATAACTATGGGCTTAATTGCTAACAGTTCAAAAATGCGATCTACTGATGCCTGACCCTGTTTGAATTCGTTGTAATTGCTGGTAAGGTGACTAATAGGATCGATAAGTAAAGCCACACCAGCTAGATAGCTTACGAACTCACTACCTGTTAAATTTTCTTGGGAAATTTGCCAGGCACCTAATAAAAAAATAAAGACCACGCTCATTGCC
This window of the Myxosarcina sp. GI1 genome carries:
- a CDS encoding NF038122 family metalloprotease, whose translation is MNIGTEFNFTYAPGVSFEQMIGFELAGQFWSSHLSDNVSINIFVEISDALPENVIGGALPGFEDNVLYSDFRNALEADITSKVDTLINNNQQLDRNSYTAYFDSQFEDLTGYKVENNQHMEMTRANAKALGLINGDSSELDGYIVTRNLDGSGESGLESLAWNYEYTDSSVGSDRLDFLSVAIHEVGHVLGFVSGVDRDGWLTTTSDFKKSKKEAKYYDKLEGSLNNATPVDMLRYSQESNSMSGAENWIDMSVGGNPYLSFTGSSGEAIAYFSTGVDTELGGDGYQASHWKAMDEAIGIMDPRLKTGQRREITQLDLSLFDAIGWDLKTENTEQPNITTLYLQAQTLLADKMEVSLDWMTANPDESAEILTPEFVDIDGNGYDDRNEQVVEMLIDSGEVYNGGKAYNWGWWNPYGWGWWNPYGQTITFS
- a CDS encoding glycoside hydrolase family 10 protein, whose amino-acid sequence is MLKNAKQQQLFNLKLNIFTKQNSILLKPFFFFIPWLLSANSASAANEVLGVVKSQENANRWQEITARLHQSGVKYCTVDVREWQSLEDLGDVEALLLPNVETIDNLQAESLQQWMNRGGKVIVAGATGNSSSFSVKEQLHSLFGAYWQSDLATAPLRLTADTPVEWYGRSPLARTFSGGKLIPTNNSQTAAIWKTVDEPAAAVVTENSIFLGWQWGDSSIPASLDRAWITAALDRYDIETNRLFVPTSFVEPKPCQTSKPLLFPSQEPTQSLLPESRFGFRLEPALSDEQVTEMTSELTGLIGRFEASLLTANARESDIDLSTSKVIEQLLSRKTKNIERSALAKDRQSSRVLKTAKDNLQQFAYLIEKRNYTQAKQLWLDARNALWDNYPTDRHLAQTEVRAMWLDRGTIVKAKSKSDLARVFDRMAQAGINTVFFETVNAGYTIYPSQVAPEQNPLTKYWDPLQAAVELAHERGMELHAWVWAFAAVNQRHNVILNLPERYLGPILSRFPNWATSDRGGERFHYNSGKVFLDPANSQVKLYLSQLLEEIATRYEVDGIHLDYVRYPFQSPTGTLTYGYGMAARQQFFQQTGVDPMTLQPGDRLWSQWTGFRIRQIDNFIFSASQKLKQQRPELIISTAVFPMPRLERLNKIQQNWEEWIEQGWIDMLVPMTYALDTERLQKLAGSVVDSYDRSKALLLPGIRLLNVPNVVAVDQTQLLRGMSTEGFALFAAENLNPTLERVFSRTNKSSNTDSEPLPFRQPFQATLSRYQSLQREWNFTIDNDRLAIKPITLKQWGESADELAIDLERLAEEPSTKNLFASQVALASFRRQFSQWMKETKSIAPYQAEVWQNRLNTLDRLLSYGEKKLPDSEEQTFSN
- a CDS encoding ABC transporter ATP-binding protein; translated protein: MKTRFSYWQLLPYIRSQYLTISLAFICTLLFTAFWPIQAWLAGQMAKFIGQGNVSNISKLAGLAAIIFLVRGIAQYGQDSLMAKAALNVALELRKSIYAHLQKLSLSFFEVAKTGDLSYRLTEDIDRIGEVVNNFFHDFIPCVLQLVVVLGYMFYLNWQLTIATLILAPLMALVIGAFGEKLLKYARRSQNRIANLSSLLTEVFSGIRLVRAYAAEDYELERFSHEATQNRQAKYLAEKAKAVQFVVVGFLLAMSVVFIFLLGAWQISQENLTGSEFVSYLAGVALLIDPISHLTSNYNEFKQGQASVDRIFELLAIKPIVIEKESAATLKTITGKVEFIDVSFSYLADKPVLQNINLVVCPGETIALVGASGAGKSTLVNLLPRFYNLNIGQILIDGIDIRDVTLKSLRQQIGIVPQETTLFSGSIAQNIAFGQPKFDLEKVTAAAKIANAHQFISELSRGYDTYIGERGVSLSGGQRQRIAIARAVYLDPRILILDEATSALDSESEALVQEAMMRIMQNRTVFVIAHRLATVRNADRILVLEKGRLVEVGKHEKLLSNNGIYARFYARQFQS